A region of the Carya illinoinensis cultivar Pawnee chromosome 16, C.illinoinensisPawnee_v1, whole genome shotgun sequence genome:
TACTTCAAAATCTGTTACTCCATCTGATGGGTCTACATATGGGTTACAACAACTGCAAGTTCACAATATCGTGCTTCTACAGATTTTAAATGGTTCTAAGTTTCAACATGCTCAGGGCAGTGGAGCAACAAATAACTAGTGCAAGAGAAATTCCAGGAATTGAGTTCAGGATTCTATTGAATGGCAATGCCGACCAATTGACTACTCCATCCATAAGACTCCAGTGCATGAGACTTCTATGAAGACCAAATGAAGGGCATTTTCATGATCCTATGATCACTCTACCCACATTCCACTTTAACCTGCTAGAatttaatgaaatgaaacaCGATATGACTTGTTCATGGATAGATCATGAATCTAAGCTTAACCTGCACTTTGCCTTTAGGTCAAGTTGACTGCACTTTCCAATGGAATGCATTCATAGAATAATTTTCTACTCCCTTCATCACTGCCTATTGTTTTATTGATAAGTTGGTTTAGAGTTTACTGAGTTCTGAATCCAATAATAATTGTTGCTGTATTGTATCAGGTGTACCAAAAGTGTACTTGGCTTACCGTCTCTGTTGGAGATTTCTTCAAGATTTTTACTTGTAACAAAGTTGTTATTAGACTAATGCAAGGGCAGAGGGGTAAACTTGGTGATTTTCCtaaaaccttggaaatttgattgTGGATTACTCCTGGTAATGCTTCCAAAGGTCAGCATATATGCTGGAATAATATGCGAAATCCTGCTGGAAACTGAATAGCAGACCATATACCATCACCTGGGTTTATCAAGGTTGTATACCTAAATTCCGTGAACTGTCAGCAGCAGATGTCGAATGGATGGAGCTTAGGTGAGCCTAGTTCTAGCCATTCCCAGAATGAGGTCAGGTGTGATGAGCATAAAGCAGAATTTGGATGGTCACCTTCAGGAAGTGCTTGTCCTGGGGCTGTTCCGAGGTTGGAAGAATGGAACTGTGAACCATCTAATACAAATGGAAACCCTCTGTTTGCACAAAGTTCCAATTCTGATGTGCATGCTCAGAATCTCAACTTAAACACGGATCCAATGGGTCATGGTGGTGATAATAGTCAAGCCATGGGATGCCCTAACATGCACAAGTCTATCAGATCTGAAAATTGGTGCATTCCACCTGCAAGTAGTTCTGATCATCATGTACTTCCTTCCAGACCCGGTGGAGTTTTAGTCACCGAGAATGATGGTGGACCAGGCTGTTCAGTGGAGGGTCGCCGTGTCCCCTGTAAAAGAAAAGCTCTTGAAGCAAATGCTGGACAGTCTTCTGTTTCAGGAAGTTCTAGCTACTTTCACCCTTCTGAAAATAGTGCATGGTCTGCTGTGCCTGCTCACTTTAGTTTGAGCAGCAGTTTAGGTGTATCTGCCACACCAGAACAGGTGAACCCAAGATTCGGGCTAGGCGCAATGGAAGTAGCTTCTGATTTCGTTCCTGATATAAGTTTGGCAGGAAGCTTCCACAGAAATACCCGTTTAAGGACAAATACTCCAAATCAACGAGATTCTATTACCCCTACTTTAATCTCTACAGAGAATGCTGTTAGGCATTCTAGTATTTCATCTTCCCTGCTGTCACCAAGACTTCTTCCAGTTGGTTATTCTTTGGGCTTGCGGTCAACACCTGCTTCTGATCGTATGATTCCTCAAAGTCAACCAGTTTTGGTCCATGTTCCTACATTGCCGCGAAACGTGCAAGGTTACAGATGGAATGGAGGACCTAGCTTGGGAGCTGGCAATATCACAAGCTCTATGGTTTCCGGAGATAGAGCTTCTGTGCTGTATGAAGAAATGGGCTCAAGAAGGATGACAAGAAACCTTTTGGAACATCCTGTGCTTATGCCTGCTATTGAACTGAGAAACTTGGTTCGAAATCCAGCAAATAGGGGTTCAACTAGTGGAAATGCAAGTAGTCCTGGAAATGTTGCCTCTACATCTCGAACTGTTCCCAGTTCAGGTGTCCATCCATCATCTGCTCCTACTTTAGCTCCTCAACATAGTCCTCCACAATTCCAACGAAGATTTTCTGAATATGTTCGCCGGTCATTGATGTCTTCTACTGGTTCTGAATCCGGAGGCCAGAGGAGTAATTATTCCCCACTGGGTTCAGGTCCTGTTCCATCACAAGAAATTGGTTTTTCATCTGGACCTGGTAACCCGGGCCATGCTCAGTCACACCCAAGGTCAGCATTGTGGGTAGAGAGACAAGGTGATGGTGGTCTTGGAATCCCCTATTTATTGCGAACGTCTGCTGCAGCCAATGAAGGAAGTAGCAGACTTGTATCCGAGGTATGTTTGAGAAATCATTTTACATATGACGTttgctttttaaatttaaatgttTGGACTCTTTCATGTGAAGCGTCTAGTGTCAAACccagtttgttttatttttattttttgacgaGTAATAAGAGAAAagttgttttatattaaatgGTTGAGATTTTGGCACATCATCTCTTGTGATCAGTGACTATAGTGACAGTCTTCAAATATGTGGATTTGTGTTTCATCAATTACGGTATTATGGGTCTTGCATGCTTTTAATAAGTGTGAGAGTTGTTTAGATGGCTGGGGAATCTACACTTTACATCAATAAACTCAACCATTGAATAACTTCATCTCTAGCAACAATTGTGATTTCCTTTAACTACATTACGTTGATTTCCAAAAATGCATTTCATAAATAATTCCTGTTGCATTGAAGCAAGCAGATCTTTGACAATATTCATCCTAGAAACACGGacttttctaataaaaaattctgaGCTTGACTGCTACTTTATGACATACTGTTCTGGTGAATAGTAACAGTCTGGCTTTCTGAATGTTCTCAGGTGCGGCTACTTCAGTTAAGTTTGTTGGTTGGATGTTTGTTCAAGCTGAAAATGTTGGaagttaatttgtaattttgcaTAGAAGTTTCTGGAGAAAATAACTTCTGGATAAGACTTTTGATATTCTCAAGGTTGACTAGATGTATCTAGAATTctcttttaagtataaatatatgtagTTGTCAGCCAAAGATGTAGTAGAGAAAGAGATAAAAAACGTGTACAACTGCAGGTGCAGCAGCTCTGCATAAGTTAAAAAAACAGAGTTTTATTAATCTGTTGTTCtctaatcaataaaaaatatatatttcacacCTTGCTTCTTGCATACGCCAACAGAAAAGTAGAAGTGAAAAATCtaatggtgtatttttttttctatttcggCTTTTCTTCTTTACAACATTTGTAGTGGTTACACTGGTTTTATGTAAATTAGTACTATttgatttcaattttcaagTCATCTTGGCAAGCAAGTGTTCATCTGAAACtttgttattttttgaaacagaTTCGCAATGTCTTGGGTCTCATGCGTAGGGGCGAGAGCTTGCGACTTGAGGTTGGGTTTCTACCTTAACAATGTCTACTCACCAACTCACCAACCACACTACTTATCAAgagaattctaaaaaaaaaaaaaaaaagatcaaagaCATTTTTGTTGAGTTAAACAGCCTTGCATGAATACTCTTATTTCATTTGTGATCCACTGATGGTGGGAAATGGATGCTTTTCTGACATGTGACTCCGCCTTTTTATCAGGATGTTATGATCCTTGATCAGTCTGTGTTTTTGGGGGTGGCTGATATTCATGATCGGTATAGGGATATGCGACTAGACGTTGACAACATGTCTTATGAGGTAAAGTATACAATAAATTGaactatactttttatttacCTGTTTATATTAGTCATTGTTCTCGTACTACaacatttattttgaattataggAGTTATTGGCTCTGGAAGAGCGTATTGGTAATGTTAGCACTGGATTGAGTGAAGAAACAATTTTAAACCGTCTGAGACAGCGGAAATGTTCAATTGCAGTAGGGTCTCAGCTTGATGCAGAACCATGCTGTATCTGTCAGGTAAATGACTTACCTGACTCGGGGTTGCACTGcttgttttcttctctttgcCCAAATGACTGGATTTCTTCTCTTTCTGAATTattgtttattcatatgcaggAGGAATACAATGAGGGAGATGATCTTGGAACTCTGGAATGCGGCCATAATTTTCATACTGACTGTATAAAACAATGGCTGATGACAAAGAATTTGTGCCCCGTTTGTAAAACAACAGCCCTGACGAAATGAGAGGTGAACATTCACTTTCTGGATATTTGTTCTCGTATTGGAAAGAGGGCTTACCGTGAAACTGTGTCGCCCATTTGAATGAGTGAGTCAAAGACACCGATGCATATTACCTGCTTCACCATTCCTTATTGTTCTTATATGGGAAGCCTGTCCATGACACCACTCGCCTAAGAGCCAGagtaaaattttctatttttggagatTGTATTCCAGTCAGCCATGTCCTTGTAGAGGCAGCAGATGTGCGATTGGAAAAAATATAACTAGTTACGAACTTTCCATTTATCAACAAATGATTACCTtgcaatatttattaaaaattcggCGTATTGGCATTACAGATTGGAGATGATCATATcagatattttgtttttgtttttatttttttattgtctaGTCCAGATCAATATAAAAAGTAGAGAGCAATGTTCTTACAGTCACATTTTTTGATATACTCCTCAGGGATGCACAGAGCTGGAACGGGTGGTCCAAAACCAGTGAGTTTCCATCATAACATATTAATGACTTGGTGCTTAGGATGCTAAGAGCTTAGGTCATGAGTGGATTCTCATCTATCATTAGATTCAATCCTCTCAACCCTGTTTATGCTCAACAAGTCTTGTTCAGAGTATGTTCCTCCCTGCCATGATACCTTTTCTCCTTATTGTGAGTTGTCTGAATCCGTTATAGGAAGGGAAGTTGAGCAAAAAAGTAGAGTATCAACGAGTCAAGCAGAAAGTTTACATGCCACTCCTGAAAAAGGGTAttccaaaaaaaggaaaattcttcaaAAAGATGCTCTCTGCCTGCCTGTTTCAACAAAGGATTCACACAGTAGCTTGGTTGGAGAGTCAATATTGGGAGCTATGAACAAGGACAGCTCAAGTCGGTAACATGATGTACCAAGCAATTTTccagaaaaatatataacattagtCTATTTTGGAGTTCTGATTTCCATGGTATTTGCCAatctggtttcgaaatgtggaaACATCCATGCTATCATAATAGTTGTCACTTAGCCAATGGGCCTTCGGGCCGAATGACACTGCTCCTGTCACCTGATCCTTAGGTGCCATGGGTCATCAGTTGATAATATTTACTATTTAGAACCCCACCCCCCCAACTACTGCGGCTCTAGTATTCTCTTGAATAAATTGTCTAGAGAAAAATTCCAGTTCAATTTTTGTGCCAAATTGCCAAAGGAATAAATTTCAAATGTTAATGAAATTACCATTTCGTACATGGAAGTGGGAACCCTTTTTATCCAACTCCTTAGTTTTTTTAGTAATCCTTTTCGTTATCAGAGAATTAGAAGGTTTGGGTTGAGCTTTGGGTAATGGCTGTCTCCTAAAATATTTTGCCTTGAATTCCTTTGACGTGCAGTGTATTTCCATTGGTTATAAGAACATTCAATTTCCACCCTAGCTTAGGCTGGTTAGCCGCTAAAACGTGGGGGTGTAGATGGCATCCCAAGAACCAAAGGGGAATTAATTGTAGGCTTTTTCAAATTGAAATccacaataaattattttcgaGAAATAAGAGATATCTAAGTGATATCTAAGAGAAAAAGCAATGTGAATGGTGATTAGACtggtgataaaataaaatcttagatcTCGAACAATGATTCGATTGATGAGATTTGGTATGATATTATGAGATTGATGAAATTGATACTCAAAATATTACTCCTTAGAACGTATTGATTTGATTCCATAAACGGGATTACCATCCCATAGCATATTGCATCCAGAAGCATaatctcttatttcttttaaagaattttttaattgttttagagCAATTAGAAAGAGATTCTTTAACTATAAATAACTCATTTAGATGTAGGATACCTTTTTATCCAATTGATATAGGCAGTATGAAACAAGACATTGTGGAGGATGAAAACAAATCTTTGTGCTTCTGATGTGAGTCTGAAATTATAGCCTGTTATCTTTTAATTGGTCACCATTTTCCTTTTGTAATAAAAAGAAGTATTATAGGACAGTGCCAAcggttttaattaattacatcggtttttctctaaaattaattatcttttatttttcaaaaagatttttttccctcAATTTATGTCTCTTTATTTGGCATGTTATATAAATAGCTTTTAATCCTCTTTACAGTTTACTCAAGCAGTGTTTGCCAAATTtcttaaaagaaatgatatttataatagtCGATTGTGTAAGTActgtatagttttttttttaaaaaaaataaattaatacgaaatttatttaaaaataattaattttttaattataaattttattttttttaaaataattacacagcATTTATATACTTCACGATATAGTATTACTTAATTTCTATCactaatataaaaacaaaagggAGTAAGAGTAATACCCGAGCCCAAGTCCAGATCCAAAAGAAAGCCCAGCCAGCCCAGCCCGGTAAGTCCTTTCCTCTTTCAATTTCAGTGTCCCTTCCCCCGGTTCCTTGTCTTTCCcccatctgtttttttttttttttgtttttacccCCACAttttgccattggtttccgctTCTCTTCCTCCTCCACAATaagggtataaaaaaaaaatcgataaactTATAAATCAGACCGGACCGGACAAAACCAGTGGCATCGGTTCGATCTCGAGGTTAGTTCGATTTGGTAccggttttaattttttaaaactgatcAAAATTGGTCTGgttctaattattattattattattttttctaaaactagaccggaccgatttatatatatattttattttttatattgtatataatatttatatataatatataactatatataaaatagttttgtattatatgataaattactaattaatataatattaaattttaaaatcttaaatcattttgcttattgtattaatagttatactaatattatatagtacatattaataattatattaagactatatcactatatattataatatattgtaatatatcattatattatatattataatatatcattattgtctataatacaattataatatatattataatttactacaatatattatcagtataatattatatattataatatactatattatatataatatatagtatagtatattaaaattgataaaactgAACCGAACTGAATTGAAAACTGGTAAAACCGAAATATCGATTTAGGAGGATAACCAGTGcataattagttttaaaaaatacaaaatcgatACATATCGATttgatcttaaattttatccaaaaccaaaCCGAACCGGACCGTTACATCTCTACTCCACACACGTTCATGCTGTTTCCCTCCCCAAGATTTTCCCTTGTCCCTTTTCAATTAACCCCCTTGACTTTTCTTCTCCATAATTTCGGCAGATTAACTTTTCCACCCAAACTCAGTTTCATTTGAACACCAACCTTGCTCACCCTCTCATCTTAATTCTCTCTCGCGCTCCCTCTCGCACGGCGTCCATCTCCTCactggtactctctctctctctctcaccgtcCGAAAGTTTTTATTCCTCTGGTTGTTCACCTAGCCACCAGAAATATTAGTATTCGATTTTTAAGTATAttcatctcttattttatttttacttatcttTCATCTGTGGCCATTTTGCATAGCCATACGATATCTTCATTTCTGCAAATATTCTCGTTGCCATCAATTCTTCAATTGCTCTCTCTTTTTATCCCGTAAAGCAATGTTTCTCCTAATTACTCTAGAAGAGATTAATTTCTGGATTTGCCTGAATACTAATCGCAGGATAATAATCTAGACCTAGGCAGCGCTATTTTTACTCAGAAAGCCAGCAGATCGCCACTTTGGAGATCGTGAAAGGTAATCACGAACGCCACACATGAAGCTATACTTTATTTCTGGAACTTCTTTTATTCTTATGGAATTGTGTTGTTGAAAGAGTTGATATGGAAGTTTGGGCGGTGAGGTTAGGTGTTGGAGGTATGGGTGCTGAAAATTTCTAAGAAGGAAGTTATGTctgttttgaattatttattagcTATATTGGAATACGTGAAAATTGTAGAGTTGTAGGAAATAAAAGAAGATCAATCGACTAAAATTTGGACATCAACACACTAATATTGACACTAATACACAACTATGCACGCACTTATCTTCAGCAAGGGAGGTTTGTGATGTTCTTTCAATATCTTATGCTCTATGTTTATCTTTCATGTCGTTGCTTCGTGACTTTATTCATATAAGAATATGTTATTTTGGTAGCATCAGCTTCATTAGACAAGAATGCTTATGATTGTAAATAAATAAGACTAGTTGATCATAAGCCGCTCGAGATCGtagtcttatttatttatttaaaagacTCTCATAAACTTGTATAAACACGAATAACATCGTAAATATTTTGACATTAAATTTCTActgtaataattttaaaatattaaaagaaatcacgttccttatattaaattttataaaaatattagcaaaaagtcattatttgtttatcaaaatttatatacaagGTTATAAAATAAACctattttatcaaaatgaagTAAGTAGCTCAAGAATAAACTCGAACTGATCATGGCACGAATAGTGAATAAACTGTCAGTGAATATAAAATCTAACTCGATGAAATGCTTGACTTGTGCTAGAACAAAAATCAAACCAATAAGACTTGACCACACATTCCTCTTTAAAATTTCACTCATTTACAcccttaattaattttctatgGATCTTTATAAGAGACAGCTGAATGATTAATGGGTATCTTTTAGTTTTGGTGAATAAaagcaaaattataatttcttcaGCAGATGAAGGTCTCAAACGATTTACAGTCTCTAACCTCTATCCCCATGCACGCAAAGATATATGTAAAAACAATAAGAATTGCATATTACAACTTAGAATCTTATACAAAATCCAAATTAATCGCTATTAAAActcaaatttaattattaaagttGTAGTCATTTTAAACGAAAGGTTAGGAGTTAACATAATCCACCCAGTACAGATCGCCGCACCTCACTGAAGTGATCAAGAGTCTCCACACCGCAGTGAACATCGACATCCAGAGTTTCAAAAGCGCCAACATCCATGAAAATTACAATTTCTGAGGAAGGCGAATCCAGCCGCGCCAATTACCTAGGGCCGAAACGTGAGTTCACCGAGGAGGAACGCAACAACATAAAGAAGCAGTTAGCGAAATATGCGGGGGAAGCCGAAAAGCTAAAAGAAGAAGCCCAACGTGGTAGCACTAGCTGCATCTACAGAGTCCTCCCGAGGCTCAAGGAAATCAATGGTGACTGGTTATACAAACCCAACAAGGTCTCCATCGGGCCCTACTGCTACAACCTTCGTAATTATGAAGAGTTCAAGATGGCCGAAGATTACAAGAGGAAGTGCTTCGGCTCCTTGCTGGTCAAGACGAGAGATCAAGAAATGCAAATCAATACCCATATGAGCTGCTTGCAAAGAATAAGCGAACTTGAAAAGAAGATCAGAAACTGTTATTCTGAAGAGTTCGAAGTCGCCGGTATTGAATTTCTCGAAATGATGGTTGTTGATGCTTGttttataatagaaataattGAAATGTTTGGATTGGGGACAAAATTCGACTACAGCAAATCTTATCTTGGAGCCTTGGCGTGGATGGTACCGTATTTCTACAGGGACTTTCTCCTGCTTGAGAATCAGATCCCCTTTTTCGTTCTGGAAGAAATATATGCGCTTACCCATAATATTTCTGTCGATGAAAGTAGATCCAAGCTGTTGTCTTCTGCTTGGAGTTTCTTCAAGTACGGAATGAAAAGATGCTATTTCATGCCAAGGGACATCCATAAAATGGATGTGGTCCCGGTGTTGCATTTGCTGGACTTGGTTCGGAGGAGTTTAATACCTTCCAATATCGAACACGGAACAATAGGCTTTATGGAGTCTCCATTCATTCACTGCATCTCGAAGCTGCAGCTGGCGGGGATTAAGGTCAGTCCGGTCATGGCGTACAGCTTCCTAGAGGTGAAATTCAAGAAAGGTGTGATTGAGATGCCAAACATAGCCATCGACGACTTGACGAGATGTCTGTTGCTGAACTGTGTAGCATTCGAGCAGTGCCACCTGATGAGTAGCGGCAGGTACTTTTCAGTTTACGCTACCTTTTTGGACTGCCTTGTGAACACCAAGGAGGACGTCGAGTACCTTCGCGAGCGCAATGTCATCGACAATTACCTTACTGACGACTCCGAGCTTGCGGGCTTCGTTAACGGTGCGGGTAAGGATTTGGTACTCAGCTTTCTCGACGGCTTCTACTTGGGGGATTTGTTCGAGGATGTGGACAGGCATTATCGGAATAGGTGGAAGTGGAAGTGGGCGAGCTTCGAGCGGGAGTATTTTGACAAGCCGTGGTTGCTTTTGTCGGCAGCGGGTGGTATTTTGCTAGTAGTGGCTACGTCAGTCCAGGCCGTAATGGCCATCTTAAGTTACAAGTATAAAAATTGCTAGCCTAGCTACCAATTAGGTAATTAATTgggt
Encoded here:
- the LOC122299127 gene encoding probable E3 ubiquitin-protein ligase RHG1A: MSNGWSLGEPSSSHSQNEVRCDEHKAEFGWSPSGSACPGAVPRLEEWNCEPSNTNGNPLFAQSSNSDVHAQNLNLNTDPMGHGGDNSQAMGCPNMHKSIRSENWCIPPASSSDHHVLPSRPGGVLVTENDGGPGCSVEGRRVPCKRKALEANAGQSSVSGSSSYFHPSENSAWSAVPAHFSLSSSLGVSATPEQVNPRFGLGAMEVASDFVPDISLAGSFHRNTRLRTNTPNQRDSITPTLISTENAVRHSSISSSLLSPRLLPVGYSLGLRSTPASDRMIPQSQPVLVHVPTLPRNVQGYRWNGGPSLGAGNITSSMVSGDRASVLYEEMGSRRMTRNLLEHPVLMPAIELRNLVRNPANRGSTSGNASSPGNVASTSRTVPSSGVHPSSAPTLAPQHSPPQFQRRFSEYVRRSLMSSTGSESGGQRSNYSPLGSGPVPSQEIGFSSGPGNPGHAQSHPRSALWVERQGDGGLGIPYLLRTSAAANEGSSRLVSEIRNVLGLMRRGESLRLEDVMILDQSVFLGVADIHDRYRDMRLDVDNMSYEELLALEERIGNVSTGLSEETILNRLRQRKCSIAVGSQLDAEPCCICQEEYNEGDDLGTLECGHNFHTDCIKQWLMTKNLCPVCKTTALTK
- the LOC122298547 gene encoding UPF0481 protein At3g47200-like, producing MKITISEEGESSRANYLGPKREFTEEERNNIKKQLAKYAGEAEKLKEEAQRGSTSCIYRVLPRLKEINGDWLYKPNKVSIGPYCYNLRNYEEFKMAEDYKRKCFGSLLVKTRDQEMQINTHMSCLQRISELEKKIRNCYSEEFEVAGIEFLEMMVVDACFIIEIIEMFGLGTKFDYSKSYLGALAWMVPYFYRDFLLLENQIPFFVLEEIYALTHNISVDESRSKLLSSAWSFFKYGMKRCYFMPRDIHKMDVVPVLHLLDLVRRSLIPSNIEHGTIGFMESPFIHCISKLQLAGIKVSPVMAYSFLEVKFKKGVIEMPNIAIDDLTRCLLLNCVAFEQCHLMSSGRYFSVYATFLDCLVNTKEDVEYLRERNVIDNYLTDDSELAGFVNGAGKDLVLSFLDGFYLGDLFEDVDRHYRNRWKWKWASFEREYFDKPWLLLSAAGGILLVVATSVQAVMAILSYKYKNC